A DNA window from Amycolatopsis sp. DSM 110486 contains the following coding sequences:
- a CDS encoding RHS repeat-associated core domain-containing protein produces MSNPLIAQTQDSTKAYSGISLLETANDLSTAIESGDWASVAMGAVGTALDALSMAMDPFGAILAAGVSWLMEHVGPLKDALNGLTGNADQIKAQSETWANVAKELGSVSSDLTDAINADLQSWSGSASDAYRQRGQDLATSLQAAQKGCEGASSGVKTAGEVVAAVRTLVRDIISELIGHMISWALQVVFTLGIGLAWVVPQVVSAVAKTASQITGLVTKLVKALKALVPLLKKAGTLFEDAGKAFKGLKGGKVTPPPKAGDLSGTPKAPPVKTPGGDGGGTPKGGGYEGTPKDYTPPPGKSSGDDSTSASGYEGDPKDYTPPPGKSGGDDSTHASGAGGGESGGGGTPPGKTGDTTHTSSEGGGTGGGTGGGGEIPPPTKAPDTGSGTKTSGAGNSRGVTDKPEPPRDGAVGTDDRVCESDPIDIATGDVVMTVLDLVMPGLPELSLERTHISSYRAGRLFGATWASTLDQRLEFDDENACYFSADGMILVYPLPGANAAVLPVEGPRLPLVATESGYRLADPAGQVDLEFAAVPGSRPGVFPLVAIEHAGGDRIDFEYGPSGVPAGLTRSDGRAVRLLSEQGRITGVDVTAAAGDVSVTVARFGYNKLGQLTNASNSSGLAAGYDYDVHGRMVGWQDRTGTWYRYVYDADGRCVRTVGPQGYFSGAFAYDRERLITRYSDSLGNVTEYHLNEANQMLRRVDPMGNVTGYVWDRYDRLLERVDPLGRTTAYSYDADGELMSVTRPDGSVVELGGDDTELAITVRDEDRYWSRTYSGDNVPDPLADPLGVSTALSYTEVIDRQNASPVVATTSTGAAAAPDARDVFGRATTVLNRSRRQVRLGWTVEGEENLRVHPSGIREARRYDAEGNEVEHVNGAGFASRTEYGPFGLRTASIDASGARTTYAYDTELRLTSVTNPLGLQWSYRHDAAGRLVEEVDFDGRVLRFDYDRAGQLVRSVNGAGDQTDYVYDQLGNVLERRTPTGTTRYAYDPVGRMIHAVIGDVELQVEYAPDGTLLSETVDGRTVTTSRDESGATVRRTPSGAESVWSFDAAGNPDAVTVGGHSVRFRHDESGREIVRTIDGRVVVSHAFDSDENLVAQSVRTGGAERSRRFTYRRDGFLTAIDDEVAGPTQLVLDAVGRVVELRTPQGSRQYRYDGLGNVVESAEPVAAAVHRYTRNTLVGAGATAYEHDLQGRVVLRREGDRAWRYTWDAHDRLIGLLTPEGDRWTYRYDPVGRRIGKQRLVPAAGSWRVAETFEFSWSGAQLVEQCHIDESGARTVTTWEYHPEDDRPILQVGQPSTVDEQFFSIVTDLLGTPTELLDADGSTVWRDSGGLWDRAGGATLTPLRFPGQYADSESGLHYNVYRYYDPATGRYLSQDPLGLGPAENPVAYVPNPFADCDPLGLAPTKGKKGACGGGSGGASDRPGASNDASNVPDKKGKGKNKANDTDTSASSSGGKGGNGKLSADKESYNLGDHNGVDVNVDSHQAKHQQGGNSFLGMNPYKGGSGTKFPGNVDESWHQNHMAEQVGKMTNEKTRPFDQRVSDAETKFENQKETVTDLKNNGMDKVQELKNAKKDPNASADDITRLEKERDSLAADYKAAKKDQDDFEQQYKAEVEARNNTVINDYKKVPQDDGIIYDITTGYDSTKGKWTSTYHANPPDDNWWKNYGKDIGKRNSNLS; encoded by the coding sequence GTGAGCAATCCGTTGATCGCGCAAACCCAGGACTCGACGAAGGCGTATTCGGGGATTTCGCTCCTGGAAACCGCCAACGACCTGTCCACGGCGATCGAGTCGGGTGACTGGGCGTCGGTGGCGATGGGTGCGGTCGGGACGGCGCTGGATGCGTTGTCGATGGCGATGGACCCGTTCGGCGCGATCCTGGCGGCCGGTGTGTCGTGGTTGATGGAGCACGTCGGCCCGCTGAAGGACGCGTTGAACGGGTTGACCGGCAACGCGGATCAGATCAAGGCGCAGTCGGAGACGTGGGCAAACGTCGCCAAGGAACTGGGCTCCGTTTCCTCTGACCTGACCGACGCGATCAACGCCGACCTGCAGTCGTGGTCCGGGTCTGCCTCGGACGCCTACCGGCAGCGGGGGCAGGACCTGGCGACGTCGCTGCAGGCGGCGCAGAAGGGCTGTGAAGGCGCGTCCTCCGGGGTGAAGACCGCGGGTGAGGTGGTCGCCGCGGTCCGCACGCTGGTGCGCGACATCATTTCCGAGCTGATCGGGCACATGATCAGCTGGGCCCTGCAGGTCGTGTTCACCCTCGGCATCGGTCTCGCCTGGGTCGTGCCGCAGGTCGTGAGCGCGGTGGCGAAGACGGCGTCGCAGATCACCGGCCTCGTGACGAAGCTGGTGAAGGCGCTCAAGGCGCTGGTGCCGTTGCTGAAGAAGGCCGGGACGCTGTTCGAGGACGCGGGCAAGGCGTTCAAGGGTCTCAAGGGCGGCAAGGTCACCCCGCCGCCCAAGGCCGGTGACCTCTCCGGCACCCCGAAGGCCCCGCCGGTCAAAACCCCCGGCGGCGACGGCGGCGGCACCCCGAAGGGCGGCGGTTACGAAGGCACGCCCAAGGACTACACCCCGCCCCCGGGGAAATCGAGCGGCGACGACAGCACCTCGGCCTCGGGGTACGAGGGCGACCCGAAGGACTACACCCCACCTCCGGGCAAGTCCGGTGGCGACGACTCCACCCACGCGTCCGGCGCGGGCGGCGGCGAGTCCGGTGGTGGTGGCACGCCCCCGGGGAAAACCGGCGACACCACCCACACCTCGAGCGAGGGCGGCGGTACCGGTGGTGGTACCGGTGGCGGTGGCGAGATCCCGCCGCCGACCAAGGCGCCCGACACCGGGTCGGGCACCAAGACCTCCGGCGCCGGGAACTCGAGGGGAGTGACCGACAAGCCGGAGCCACCGCGCGATGGCGCGGTGGGCACCGACGACCGCGTGTGCGAGTCGGACCCGATCGACATCGCGACCGGCGACGTGGTGATGACGGTGCTCGACCTGGTGATGCCCGGGCTGCCGGAGCTTTCGCTGGAGCGCACGCACATCTCGTCCTACCGCGCCGGCCGGCTGTTCGGCGCGACGTGGGCGTCCACTCTGGACCAGCGCCTGGAGTTCGACGACGAGAACGCCTGCTACTTCTCGGCCGACGGGATGATCCTCGTGTACCCGCTGCCGGGCGCGAACGCGGCCGTGCTCCCGGTCGAGGGCCCGCGGCTGCCGCTCGTCGCCACCGAGTCGGGATACCGGCTGGCCGACCCGGCGGGGCAGGTGGACCTGGAGTTCGCCGCGGTCCCGGGGTCGCGTCCCGGGGTGTTCCCCCTCGTCGCGATCGAGCACGCCGGCGGCGACCGGATCGACTTCGAGTACGGTCCGTCCGGCGTGCCGGCCGGGCTCACCCGATCCGACGGTCGTGCGGTCCGGTTGCTCAGCGAGCAGGGCCGGATCACCGGGGTCGACGTCACCGCCGCGGCCGGCGACGTGTCGGTGACCGTCGCCAGGTTCGGCTACAACAAGCTGGGCCAGCTGACGAACGCCTCGAACTCGTCCGGGCTGGCGGCGGGCTACGACTACGACGTGCACGGCCGCATGGTCGGCTGGCAGGACCGCACCGGTACCTGGTACCGCTACGTCTACGACGCCGACGGCCGCTGCGTGCGCACGGTGGGCCCGCAGGGCTACTTCAGCGGCGCCTTCGCCTACGACCGCGAGCGGCTGATCACGCGCTACTCCGACTCCCTGGGCAACGTCACCGAGTACCACCTCAACGAGGCGAACCAGATGCTGCGCCGCGTCGACCCGATGGGGAACGTGACGGGCTACGTCTGGGACCGCTACGACCGGCTGCTCGAACGCGTTGACCCGCTCGGCCGGACCACGGCGTACTCCTACGACGCCGACGGCGAGCTGATGTCCGTGACCCGTCCCGACGGTTCCGTCGTCGAGCTCGGCGGCGACGACACGGAGCTGGCGATCACGGTGCGGGACGAGGACCGCTACTGGAGCCGCACGTACAGCGGCGACAACGTGCCCGATCCGCTGGCCGACCCGCTCGGGGTGTCGACCGCGCTGAGCTACACCGAGGTGATCGACCGCCAGAACGCGAGCCCGGTGGTCGCGACGACGAGCACCGGCGCCGCCGCGGCGCCGGACGCGCGCGACGTGTTCGGCCGCGCGACCACCGTGCTCAACCGGTCACGGCGGCAGGTCCGCCTCGGCTGGACCGTCGAGGGCGAGGAGAATCTGCGGGTCCACCCGTCCGGGATCCGGGAGGCCCGGCGGTACGACGCGGAGGGCAACGAGGTCGAGCACGTCAACGGTGCCGGGTTCGCGAGCCGGACCGAGTACGGGCCGTTCGGGTTGCGGACGGCGTCGATCGACGCTTCCGGCGCGAGGACCACCTACGCCTACGACACCGAGCTGCGGCTCACCTCGGTGACCAACCCGTTGGGTCTTCAGTGGAGCTACCGCCACGACGCGGCGGGCCGGCTCGTGGAAGAGGTCGACTTCGACGGGCGTGTCCTGCGGTTCGACTACGACCGCGCCGGGCAGCTGGTCCGGTCGGTCAACGGAGCCGGCGACCAGACCGACTACGTCTACGACCAGCTCGGCAACGTCCTCGAACGGCGCACTCCGACCGGGACGACCCGCTACGCGTACGACCCGGTCGGGCGGATGATCCACGCCGTGATCGGCGACGTCGAGCTCCAGGTCGAGTACGCGCCCGACGGCACTCTGCTCAGCGAAACCGTCGACGGCCGCACCGTGACCACCAGCCGCGACGAAAGCGGCGCGACGGTGCGGCGCACGCCTTCCGGGGCGGAGAGCGTGTGGAGCTTCGACGCCGCGGGCAATCCCGACGCGGTGACGGTGGGCGGGCACTCCGTGCGCTTCCGCCACGACGAAAGCGGCCGGGAGATCGTGCGGACGATCGACGGCCGGGTGGTCGTCTCGCACGCCTTCGACAGCGACGAGAACCTCGTCGCGCAGTCGGTGCGGACCGGCGGAGCCGAGCGGAGCCGCCGGTTCACCTACCGGCGTGACGGCTTCCTCACCGCCATCGACGACGAGGTGGCCGGCCCGACGCAGCTGGTCCTCGACGCCGTCGGCCGGGTGGTGGAGCTGCGGACGCCGCAGGGCAGCCGGCAGTACCGCTACGACGGCCTGGGCAACGTCGTCGAGTCCGCCGAACCGGTGGCCGCTGCGGTCCACCGCTACACGAGGAACACCCTGGTGGGCGCGGGCGCCACCGCGTACGAACACGACCTGCAGGGACGCGTGGTCCTGCGGCGCGAGGGCGACCGGGCGTGGCGCTACACCTGGGACGCGCACGATCGGCTGATCGGGCTTCTCACCCCCGAAGGTGACCGGTGGACGTACCGCTACGACCCGGTGGGCCGCCGCATCGGCAAGCAGCGGCTGGTGCCCGCCGCGGGTTCGTGGCGGGTGGCCGAGACCTTCGAGTTCTCGTGGAGCGGTGCACAGCTCGTGGAGCAGTGCCACATCGACGAGTCGGGTGCGCGGACCGTCACCACGTGGGAGTACCACCCGGAGGACGACCGCCCGATCCTGCAGGTCGGCCAACCGTCCACTGTGGACGAGCAGTTCTTCTCCATCGTCACCGACCTGCTCGGCACCCCGACCGAACTGCTCGACGCCGACGGATCCACGGTGTGGCGCGACAGCGGCGGGCTCTGGGACCGCGCCGGCGGCGCGACGCTCACGCCGCTTCGCTTCCCCGGCCAGTACGCCGACAGCGAGTCAGGCCTGCACTACAACGTCTACCGCTACTACGACCCGGCCACCGGCCGGTACCTCAGCCAGGACCCGCTCGGGCTCGGGCCCGCGGAGAACCCGGTCGCGTACGTCCCCAACCCGTTCGCGGACTGCGACCCGCTGGGCCTTGCACCGACGAAGGGCAAGAAGGGCGCCTGCGGCGGCGGTTCCGGTGGCGCCTCTGACCGGCCGGGCGCGAGCAACGATGCGAGCAACGTCCCGGACAAGAAGGGCAAGGGCAAGAACAAGGCGAACGACACCGACACGTCGGCCAGTTCGAGCGGTGGCAAGGGCGGCAATGGAAAGCTGAGCGCGGACAAGGAATCGTACAACCTCGGCGACCACAACGGGGTCGACGTGAACGTCGACTCCCACCAGGCCAAACACCAGCAGGGCGGCAACAGCTTCCTCGGGATGAATCCGTATAAGGGCGGGTCGGGGACCAAATTCCCGGGCAACGTGGACGAGTCGTGGCACCAGAACCACATGGCCGAACAAGTCGGGAAGATGACCAACGAGAAGACCCGCCCGTTCGATCAGAGGGTTTCGGACGCGGAGACCAAGTTCGAAAACCAGAAGGAAACGGTCACCGACCTCAAGAACAATGGTATGGACAAGGTCCAGGAGCTGAAGAACGCCAAGAAAGACCCCAACGCTTCGGCCGACGACATCACGCGGCTGGAAAAGGAGCGAGACTCCCTGGCGGCGGATTACAAGGCTGCAAAGAAGGATCAGGACGACTTCGAGCAGCAGTACAAAGCCGAGGTCGAAGCTCGCAACAACACGGTGATCAACGACTACAAGAAGGTCCCGCAGGACGACGGGATCATCTACGACATCACGACCGGTTACGACAGCACCAAGGGTAAGTGGACGTCGACCTACCACGCCAACCCGCCGGACGACAACTGGTGGAAGAACTACGGCAAGGACATCGGGAAGCGCAACTCCAACCTGAGCTGA
- a CDS encoding YbaB/EbfC family nucleoid-associated protein, producing MTSAGGLGDLIRDPDEAIRRMDEWAAGFARKAERYAAAQQETERLRLTASSPDGTVKVTVGADGVVSDLVFGSKTRTMPQEELARMVLDTMRRAQSGITQRVAEVMTENLGDEDQDTRSALLGSLRSRFPDLDEPEDGPGEPEPPAPTPPPVPPAPSAGGAATPPPPAAPPGPAGPAAPRRRGGIDPDEQDNNPW from the coding sequence ATGACCAGTGCGGGAGGGTTGGGTGACCTGATCAGGGACCCCGACGAGGCGATCCGGCGGATGGACGAGTGGGCGGCGGGCTTCGCCCGCAAGGCCGAGCGCTACGCGGCCGCCCAGCAGGAGACCGAACGGCTGCGCCTCACGGCGTCGAGCCCCGACGGCACCGTCAAGGTCACCGTCGGCGCCGACGGGGTCGTGTCCGACCTGGTCTTCGGGTCCAAGACGCGGACCATGCCGCAGGAGGAGCTGGCCCGCATGGTGCTGGACACCATGCGGCGCGCGCAGTCGGGCATCACCCAGCGCGTGGCCGAGGTCATGACCGAGAACCTCGGCGACGAGGACCAGGACACCCGCTCCGCGCTGCTCGGCAGCCTCCGCAGCCGCTTCCCGGACCTCGACGAGCCCGAAGACGGCCCGGGCGAGCCGGAGCCGCCGGCCCCGACCCCGCCGCCGGTGCCACCCGCGCCGTCGGCCGGTGGCGCCGCGACCCCGCCGCCGCCCGCCGCTCCGCCGGGCCCGGCCGGTCCGGCTGCGCCGCGCCGCCGAGGTGGCATCGACCCGGACGAGCAGGACAACAACCCCTGGTGA
- a CDS encoding WXG100 family type VII secretion target gives MATTTDTSTSAVSDPSSPDYDPHSPYYEVTADSSSKYFVGPVKPDDVASGDQIRADAAKEVDDEIAQGWLGPVVDPKTRNDKIQELYEQRLVEAKSGLDGGLQLRQTDGAPYTDWSQATHEQMQQAITQQANSGTVAESSEEWVQVGNDLATHQQNLAQAISASTSNWQGAGGDAAREHLANVGKWLGTTAQGATLAGRQQEIHSQALNQTQIAMAANPPVQFNVQDANAQLQQIKDPTEYAAQASKAMATFTEQQAARQQAAQLMTQYDHTIGSAVVTPAFAAPPKLPGSTAANGGGAGGAGGGGAGSQGLPIGPDGLPIGPDGRPIGPDGLPIGGAGGGAGGGAGGGAGGGAGGFNPPPLNVPDGPGGAGGGGLGGGSGSGAGGGAGGGAGGFNPPPLNVPDGPGGAGGGGLGGGGLGGGSGLPNDETTKTSGFTPPPLNVPDGPGGTGIGGGGFNPPPFNPGSGVGGGGLGGGSGSGTGFTPPPFNPGTGVGGGSLGGSGGGLGGGSGKIPTIGRSGGINGDSISSRLGGGGGAGGGGIGGIGGGAGIKGAGLGGAAGAGAGSGAAATEEELAARGGGAQAGAKGAAGSPGMGGMGAGQKGGKGPEDKEHKIADYVESDDPSFFAPDEVVAPPVIGDWKNKDWK, from the coding sequence GTGGCCACGACAACCGACACGTCCACCTCGGCGGTTTCAGACCCGTCGTCACCGGACTACGACCCGCACAGCCCCTACTACGAAGTGACGGCCGACTCGTCGTCGAAGTACTTCGTCGGCCCGGTCAAGCCGGACGACGTCGCCTCCGGTGACCAGATCCGTGCCGACGCCGCCAAGGAGGTCGACGACGAGATCGCCCAGGGCTGGCTCGGCCCCGTCGTCGACCCGAAGACGCGCAACGACAAGATCCAGGAGCTCTACGAGCAGCGGCTCGTGGAGGCGAAGTCCGGCCTCGACGGTGGTCTCCAGCTGCGCCAGACCGACGGCGCGCCTTACACCGACTGGTCGCAGGCGACGCACGAGCAGATGCAGCAGGCCATCACCCAGCAGGCGAACTCGGGCACCGTGGCCGAGTCGTCGGAGGAGTGGGTGCAGGTCGGCAACGACCTGGCCACGCACCAGCAGAACCTCGCGCAGGCGATCTCCGCCAGCACGAGCAACTGGCAGGGCGCGGGCGGCGACGCGGCGCGCGAGCACCTCGCGAACGTCGGCAAGTGGCTCGGCACCACCGCCCAGGGCGCGACCCTGGCCGGGCGCCAGCAGGAGATCCACTCGCAGGCGCTGAACCAGACGCAGATCGCGATGGCCGCGAACCCGCCCGTGCAGTTCAACGTGCAGGACGCCAACGCGCAGCTGCAGCAGATCAAGGACCCCACCGAGTACGCCGCGCAGGCGTCCAAGGCGATGGCGACCTTCACCGAGCAGCAGGCCGCGCGCCAGCAGGCGGCGCAGCTGATGACGCAGTACGACCACACGATCGGCTCGGCCGTCGTGACGCCGGCGTTCGCGGCTCCGCCGAAGCTGCCGGGCTCGACCGCCGCGAACGGCGGCGGCGCCGGTGGCGCCGGCGGTGGCGGTGCCGGGAGCCAGGGTCTTCCGATCGGCCCCGACGGCCTGCCGATCGGCCCGGACGGCCGGCCCATCGGTCCCGACGGGCTGCCGATCGGCGGTGCCGGTGGTGGCGCGGGCGGCGGCGCTGGTGGCGGTGCCGGTGGTGGCGCCGGCGGCTTCAACCCGCCTCCGCTCAACGTGCCCGACGGTCCGGGCGGCGCCGGTGGCGGTGGTCTCGGCGGTGGTTCCGGCAGCGGCGCCGGCGGCGGTGCGGGTGGTGGCGCCGGCGGCTTCAACCCGCCTCCGCTCAACGTGCCCGACGGTCCGGGCGGCGCCGGTGGCGGTGGCCTGGGCGGTGGCGGCCTCGGCGGCGGCTCCGGCCTGCCGAACGACGAGACCACGAAGACTTCGGGCTTCACGCCCCCGCCGCTGAACGTGCCCGACGGTCCCGGCGGTACCGGGATCGGCGGCGGTGGCTTCAACCCGCCGCCGTTCAACCCGGGCAGCGGTGTCGGTGGCGGTGGCCTGGGCGGCGGCTCGGGTTCCGGCACGGGCTTCACCCCGCCGCCGTTCAACCCCGGCACGGGCGTCGGCGGTGGCTCGCTCGGCGGTTCCGGTGGCGGCCTCGGCGGGGGCTCGGGCAAGATCCCGACCATCGGCCGTAGTGGCGGCATCAACGGCGACAGCATCAGCAGCCGCCTCGGCGGTGGCGGCGGTGCCGGTGGCGGCGGGATCGGCGGCATCGGTGGTGGCGCCGGCATCAAGGGCGCAGGCCTCGGTGGCGCGGCCGGCGCGGGTGCCGGTTCCGGTGCCGCGGCGACCGAGGAGGAGCTGGCCGCGCGAGGCGGTGGCGCACAGGCGGGCGCCAAGGGCGCGGCCGGTTCGCCGGGCATGGGCGGCATGGGTGCCGGCCAGAAGGGCGGCAAGGGCCCGGAGGACAAGGAGCACAAGATCGCCGACTACGTGGAGTCGGACGACCCGAGCTTCTTCGCCCCGGACGAGGTCGTCGCGCCGCCGGTGATCGGTGACTGGAAGAACAAGGACTGGAAGTGA
- a CDS encoding ESX secretion-associated protein EspG codes for MADRFEFVLDVFEALVVSQATGGDIRQYPLRIGTVPSDPIRFVRLATQVYRAMEDKRLSTHGELSPHVQTAFGLLARPRVSVAVAGVDGVGADIAVLALSDGRQALGITQNPRTDDLLFSLFADEDLVDVVTGVLPPARAATTGAHEVSRQATRAVSAMTARRIAEAAEDEEETDAFGMIEVRGTVRPSRTDPRVTPTPGSTEVLERVMAAPRLGGGHVTVTGWGRHGELRAADPLSWLDTQDGRYLIHTTTGEAGDLSAKYVPAGRSEVARAVQNAIAAVY; via the coding sequence ATGGCGGACAGGTTCGAGTTCGTTCTCGACGTCTTCGAAGCTCTTGTAGTCAGCCAGGCAACCGGCGGTGACATCCGCCAGTACCCGTTGCGAATCGGCACGGTGCCTTCGGATCCCATCCGGTTCGTCCGCCTGGCGACCCAGGTCTACCGGGCGATGGAGGACAAGCGGCTCTCCACTCATGGTGAGCTCAGCCCCCACGTGCAGACGGCGTTCGGGTTGCTCGCCCGGCCGCGCGTCTCCGTCGCGGTGGCCGGGGTCGACGGCGTCGGCGCCGACATCGCGGTGCTCGCCCTCAGTGACGGCAGGCAGGCGCTCGGGATCACGCAGAACCCGCGCACCGACGACCTGCTGTTCTCCCTCTTCGCCGACGAGGACCTCGTCGACGTCGTCACCGGCGTGCTACCTCCGGCGCGCGCCGCGACGACCGGCGCCCACGAGGTGAGCCGGCAGGCGACGCGTGCGGTGTCGGCGATGACCGCGCGGCGCATCGCCGAGGCGGCCGAGGACGAGGAAGAGACGGACGCGTTCGGGATGATCGAGGTCCGCGGGACCGTGCGGCCCAGCCGCACCGACCCCCGTGTGACACCGACGCCTGGCAGCACCGAGGTGTTGGAGCGCGTCATGGCCGCGCCGCGCCTCGGCGGCGGCCACGTCACCGTCACCGGCTGGGGCCGGCACGGCGAGCTGCGCGCGGCCGACCCGCTCAGCTGGCTCGACACGCAGGACGGCCGCTACCTGATCCACACCACCACCGGCGAGGCCGGTGACCTGAGCGCGAAGTACGTCCCCGCAGGGCGGTCCGAGGTGGCCCGCGCCGTGCAGAACGCCATCGCCGCCGTCTACTGA
- a CDS encoding 2-dehydropantoate 2-reductase — translation MTSAKRILVVGAGATGGFFGGRLVQAGRDVTFLVRPGRSAALSERGLRITGLGEETVLTPKLVHAGELTEPYDLVLFTVKAAGLEQAIEDVAPAVGPDTLVLPVLNGLRHLDALVARFGEQRVLGGVAIVMTTVDGVGDIRRLFDLQSLTYGARTEPAPAGLTGVHELLSGAGFDTVLSPDITAAMWAKWVFIASIGAVTSLMRGTVGDVAGQPGGIAFAEAVVAECAAVAAAAGHPLEAAALENARGTVTEVGSLRAPSLYRDLTAGLPVEGEQIFGDLVDRAHALGVSVPLLELVRLNLRVYRSRLG, via the coding sequence GTGACGAGCGCGAAGCGAATCCTGGTGGTGGGTGCCGGCGCGACCGGCGGGTTCTTCGGTGGCCGGCTGGTGCAGGCCGGCCGTGACGTGACCTTCCTGGTGCGCCCCGGGCGCTCGGCGGCGTTGAGCGAACGCGGCCTGCGGATCACCGGGCTCGGCGAGGAGACGGTGCTCACACCGAAGCTCGTGCACGCCGGTGAGCTCACCGAGCCGTACGACCTCGTGCTGTTCACGGTCAAGGCCGCTGGGCTCGAGCAGGCGATCGAGGACGTGGCGCCGGCGGTCGGGCCGGACACCCTCGTGCTGCCGGTGCTCAACGGGCTGCGCCACCTCGACGCGCTCGTGGCCCGCTTCGGCGAGCAGCGGGTGCTCGGCGGTGTCGCGATCGTGATGACCACTGTGGACGGTGTGGGCGACATCCGCCGCCTGTTCGACCTCCAGTCGCTGACCTACGGCGCCCGCACCGAGCCGGCGCCGGCCGGGCTCACTGGGGTGCACGAACTGCTCTCGGGTGCGGGCTTCGACACGGTCCTGTCCCCGGACATCACGGCCGCCATGTGGGCGAAGTGGGTGTTCATCGCCTCGATCGGTGCCGTGACCTCGCTCATGCGCGGCACCGTCGGCGACGTCGCCGGGCAGCCGGGCGGGATCGCGTTCGCCGAGGCCGTGGTCGCCGAGTGCGCGGCCGTCGCGGCGGCCGCCGGGCACCCGCTGGAGGCCGCCGCTCTCGAGAACGCCCGCGGTACCGTGACCGAGGTCGGCTCCCTGCGCGCGCCCTCGCTCTACCGCGACCTCACGGCCGGGCTGCCTGTGGAGGGCGAGCAGATCTTCGGTGATCTGGTGGACCGGGCGCACGCGCTCGGGGTGTCCGTACCACTGCTGGAACTGGTCCGGCTGAACCTGCGCGTGTACCGGTCACGGCTGGGCTGA
- a CDS encoding DinB family protein: protein MATERIGPPAIAGEREMLRAFLDFHRATLAIKCDGLSDEQLRRQSMPPSSLSLLGLVRHLAEVERAWFRRVIDGEDVPLVWSADGDYQAAYDATDGTRAEAFAAWQAEVEHSRRIEAAAESLDVVAYNARWGEDVSLRLVMLHLIHEYARHNGHADFLREGVDGVVGV from the coding sequence GTGGCGACGGAACGGATCGGGCCGCCGGCGATCGCGGGGGAGCGGGAGATGCTGCGCGCGTTCCTCGACTTCCACCGCGCGACGCTCGCGATCAAGTGCGACGGCCTCTCCGACGAGCAGCTGCGCCGGCAGTCGATGCCGCCCTCGTCGCTGTCGCTGCTGGGGCTCGTGCGGCACCTGGCCGAGGTCGAGCGCGCCTGGTTCCGCCGGGTGATCGACGGCGAGGACGTGCCGCTCGTCTGGTCGGCCGACGGTGACTACCAGGCCGCCTACGACGCCACCGACGGCACGCGGGCCGAGGCCTTCGCCGCGTGGCAGGCAGAGGTGGAGCACTCGCGGCGGATCGAGGCGGCCGCCGAGTCGCTCGACGTCGTCGCGTACAACGCGCGGTGGGGCGAGGACGTCTCCCTGCGGCTGGTGATGCTGCACCTGATCCACGAGTACGCCCGGCACAACGGCCACGCCGACTTCCTGCGCGAGGGCGTCGACGGCGTCGTCGGCGTCTGA
- a CDS encoding helix-turn-helix domain-containing protein, which produces MVRRIQWSGQACPIARAVDVLGEPWTLLILRNATTGTARFDEFRDELGIADNVLTTRLTKLTEAGLLTRVPYRDGGRTRHEYRLTKAGADALPVLLSLAEWGDEHTRSDPPAERMLIVHGACGARTRPGTLCDECGEPMRREDMLWYRPWRSPEPVALAEPVS; this is translated from the coding sequence ATGGTCCGACGCATCCAGTGGTCTGGGCAAGCGTGCCCGATCGCCCGGGCGGTCGACGTGCTCGGTGAACCGTGGACGTTGCTGATCCTGCGAAACGCCACCACGGGTACCGCGCGCTTCGACGAGTTCCGCGACGAGCTCGGCATCGCCGACAACGTGCTCACGACCCGGCTCACCAAACTCACGGAAGCAGGGCTGCTCACGCGCGTGCCGTACCGCGACGGCGGCCGCACCCGCCACGAGTACCGCCTCACGAAGGCCGGCGCCGACGCGCTGCCGGTGCTGCTGTCCCTCGCCGAGTGGGGCGATGAGCACACGCGTTCCGACCCGCCCGCCGAGCGCATGCTGATCGTCCACGGCGCCTGCGGGGCGCGCACCCGTCCCGGCACGCTGTGCGACGAATGCGGCGAACCGATGCGCCGCGAGGACATGCTCTGGTACCGGCCGTGGCGCTCGCCCGAACCCGTGGCGCTCGCGGAACCCGTGAGCTGA